DNA sequence from the Deinococcus budaensis genome:
GACACCCCCACCGTCGCGGGTGGGGGTGAAGGCTGGAACACCGGGCCTTAGCGGGTGGGGTTGATCGTGATCTGGGCGTTGCGGGTCACGTTGTAGGTGCCCACGAAGGTGCGGTAGCCGGGGGCGATCAGCACGACCTCGGTGCCGCCACGGTCCACGGTCACGTTCAGGCCGCCGTTGCGGATGGTGCCGGCCTCACGGCCGTCCACGAACACCCGCGCGCCGTTCACGCTGCTGCGGATCGCCAGGGTGAACTGGTTGCTCACGACCG
Encoded proteins:
- a CDS encoding PEGA domain-containing protein translates to YPVRVQAPGFRDYTTTITVRAGATTNLNVEFAQAVTPAPVVSNQFTLAIRSSVNGARVFVDGREAGTIRNGGLNVTVDRGGTEVVLIAPGYRTFVGTYNVTRNAQITINPTR